A DNA window from Methylobacterium sp. NMS14P contains the following coding sequences:
- a CDS encoding DUF1656 domain-containing protein: MMGEIDLYGVFVPGLALWMAAAFALSLPLRRLLAATGFYRLVWHRPLFDLALYVVLLGGVVTLAHRTLQ; the protein is encoded by the coding sequence ATGATGGGCGAGATCGACCTCTACGGCGTGTTCGTGCCGGGCCTCGCGCTCTGGATGGCCGCCGCCTTCGCGCTCAGCCTGCCGCTGCGCCGCCTCCTCGCGGCGACCGGCTTCTACCGCCTCGTCTGGCACCGGCCGCTCTTCGACCTCGCCCTCTACGTCGTCCTGCTCGGCGGCGTCGTGACCCTCGCCCATCGGACCCTGCAATGA
- a CDS encoding efflux RND transporter periplasmic adaptor subunit, translated as MTALFSALGRLLVTLGMVAAALIVGLGLWDYYMDAPWTRDGRVRADVVAVAPDVSGLVTEVLVEDNQVVRKGDVLFRIDPDRFRLGLRQAEAMVQGRKATAEQNAADYARYSKLSDAAVSQQKVEAARAADLSAEAAYEQALADRDLAKLNLERSAVRASVNGRITNMELRPGAYVTTGRGVMALIDRDTVRIEGYFEETKLPRIRVGAPVTVEIMGEDGALRGHVASIAGGIGETGRSDATNLLANVNPTFSWVRLAQRIPVRITLDGGTADPRLVSGRTATVSIAPAAGGEPLRWPWTAWREALAR; from the coding sequence ATGACCGCCCTGTTCTCCGCCCTCGGCCGTCTCCTGGTCACGCTCGGCATGGTCGCCGCGGCGCTGATCGTCGGCCTCGGCCTGTGGGACTACTACATGGACGCGCCCTGGACCCGCGACGGGCGCGTGCGCGCCGACGTGGTGGCGGTCGCGCCCGACGTCTCCGGCCTCGTCACCGAGGTGCTGGTGGAGGACAACCAGGTCGTGCGGAAGGGCGACGTGCTGTTCCGGATCGATCCGGACCGGTTCCGCCTCGGGCTGCGGCAGGCGGAGGCGATGGTGCAGGGCCGGAAGGCCACCGCCGAGCAGAATGCGGCCGACTACGCCCGCTACAGCAAGCTCTCCGACGCGGCGGTGTCGCAGCAGAAGGTCGAGGCCGCCAGGGCCGCCGACCTGTCCGCGGAGGCCGCCTACGAGCAGGCCCTGGCGGACCGCGACCTCGCCAAGCTCAACCTGGAGCGCTCGGCGGTCCGGGCCTCGGTCAACGGCCGGATCACCAACATGGAGCTGCGCCCGGGCGCCTACGTCACCACCGGCCGCGGCGTCATGGCGCTGATCGACCGCGACACCGTACGGATCGAGGGCTACTTCGAGGAGACCAAGCTGCCGCGCATCCGCGTCGGCGCGCCCGTGACCGTCGAGATCATGGGCGAGGACGGCGCACTCCGCGGCCACGTCGCCAGCATCGCCGGCGGCATCGGCGAGACCGGCCGCAGCGACGCGACCAACCTTCTGGCCAACGTCAACCCGACCTTCTCGTGGGTGCGCCTCGCCCAGCGCATCCCGGTTCGGATCACCCTCGACGGCGGCACCGCGGATCCGCGGCTGGTGAGCGGCCGGACCGCGACGGTCTCGATCGCCCCGGCGGCGGGCGGGGAGCCCCTGCGCTGGCCCTGGACGGCGTGGCGCGAGGCGCTCGCCCGCTGA
- a CDS encoding FUSC family protein → MTLPGWRDWAFALKTYAAAMLALYLALWIDLPRPYWALGTVYITSQVLSGATRSKAVYRLCGTGLGAAMSVVLVPNLVNAPILLSLAVALWVALCLYVSLLDRTPASYLPMLAGYTAALIGFPAVDDPGAIFDTAVARAEEISLGILCASLVATLVLPQSAAPVIVERLNLWLAEARTWTQGALAAARAPEAAGPSQGRRLRLASDAIGLDALGLALRNEATGAERAAEAFAPLRQHMLMVLPIVAAVADRVAALEQAGALPARVRAFLSDLAAWLADGAEDEDAAEDTDRAARLRDRIDGFEPALGRAPDWNTLLLASLAARLRDVIDLRQDLRVLRGHLAAGTAPRAPLAFAYTARVRSVRHRDHGLAAFSAFGVFVGLLVCCAIWIGTGWPDGSAAPMMGAVACCLFAAQDDPAPQILSFTNSAIVGALGAGLYLFAVLPLATSFEMLALALAPALILCGLMMTQPRTAPMGMGAALNGATLLALQNGYSGDFAPFANGVIASVVGMWVGAVVTRLIRSVGAGWSARRLVRINRRSLAAAAAGRGAGHGLELAALMLDRVGLIAPRLASLPAATSAPVGDLLADVRVGINLVEVRRVRRRLAGPPRQAVDRVLALAARRLRGRTGQPDSALLAALDDGLDAVAGAAASPERRAALIGLTGLRRGLFPDAPGYRAAPDEREMAA, encoded by the coding sequence GTGACCCTTCCCGGATGGCGCGACTGGGCCTTCGCGCTGAAGACCTACGCGGCGGCGATGCTCGCCCTGTACCTCGCGCTCTGGATCGACCTGCCGCGGCCGTACTGGGCGCTCGGCACCGTCTACATCACCAGCCAGGTCCTCTCCGGCGCGACCCGCTCGAAGGCGGTCTACCGCCTCTGCGGCACCGGGCTCGGCGCGGCGATGAGCGTCGTGCTGGTCCCGAACCTCGTCAACGCGCCGATCCTGCTGAGCCTCGCGGTGGCGCTCTGGGTGGCCCTGTGCCTCTACGTCTCGCTGCTCGACCGCACGCCCGCGAGTTACCTGCCGATGCTCGCCGGCTACACGGCCGCGCTGATCGGCTTCCCGGCGGTGGATGATCCCGGCGCGATCTTCGACACCGCGGTGGCGCGCGCCGAGGAGATCTCGCTGGGGATCCTGTGCGCCAGCCTCGTCGCCACGCTGGTGCTGCCGCAATCGGCGGCGCCGGTGATCGTCGAGCGGCTGAACCTGTGGCTCGCCGAGGCCCGGACCTGGACGCAGGGCGCCCTCGCGGCGGCCCGCGCGCCGGAGGCCGCCGGGCCGAGCCAGGGCCGGCGCCTGCGCCTCGCCTCGGACGCGATCGGCCTCGACGCCCTCGGCCTCGCCCTGCGCAACGAGGCGACGGGCGCGGAGCGCGCCGCGGAGGCCTTCGCGCCGCTCCGCCAGCACATGCTGATGGTCCTCCCGATCGTGGCGGCCGTGGCGGACCGCGTGGCCGCCCTCGAGCAGGCGGGCGCGCTGCCGGCGCGGGTCCGGGCCTTCCTGTCGGACCTCGCCGCCTGGCTCGCCGACGGGGCCGAGGACGAGGACGCGGCGGAGGATACGGACCGCGCCGCGCGGCTGCGCGACCGGATCGACGGGTTCGAGCCGGCCCTCGGCCGGGCTCCGGACTGGAACACGCTCCTGCTCGCGAGTCTCGCGGCGCGCCTGCGCGACGTCATCGACCTGCGCCAGGACCTGCGGGTGCTCCGCGGCCATCTCGCCGCCGGCACCGCGCCCCGGGCGCCGCTCGCCTTCGCCTACACGGCCCGCGTCCGGTCCGTCCGGCACCGGGACCACGGGCTGGCGGCGTTCTCGGCCTTCGGGGTGTTCGTGGGCCTGCTGGTCTGCTGCGCGATCTGGATCGGCACCGGCTGGCCGGACGGCTCCGCGGCGCCGATGATGGGCGCGGTCGCCTGCTGCCTGTTCGCCGCGCAGGACGATCCCGCGCCGCAGATCCTGAGCTTCACCAACTCGGCGATCGTCGGCGCCCTCGGCGCGGGCCTCTACCTGTTCGCCGTGCTGCCGCTCGCCACCTCCTTCGAGATGCTCGCCCTGGCGCTGGCGCCCGCCCTGATCCTGTGCGGCCTGATGATGACGCAGCCGCGCACCGCCCCGATGGGCATGGGCGCGGCGCTGAACGGCGCCACGCTGCTGGCGCTCCAGAACGGCTACAGCGGCGACTTCGCGCCCTTCGCCAACGGGGTGATCGCGTCGGTGGTGGGCATGTGGGTCGGCGCGGTGGTCACCCGGCTGATCCGCTCGGTCGGCGCTGGGTGGAGCGCGCGGCGGCTCGTGCGGATCAACCGGCGGAGCCTCGCGGCCGCCGCGGCCGGGCGCGGCGCCGGCCACGGGCTCGAGCTCGCGGCCCTGATGCTCGACCGCGTCGGCCTGATCGCGCCGCGGCTGGCGAGCCTGCCCGCCGCCACGTCCGCCCCCGTGGGCGACCTGCTGGCCGATGTCCGGGTCGGCATCAACCTCGTGGAGGTCCGCCGGGTGCGTCGGCGGCTGGCGGGGCCGCCCCGACAGGCCGTCGACCGGGTCCTCGCGCTGGCGGCGCGCCGGCTGCGCGGCCGGACCGGGCAGCCGGATTCTGCGCTCCTGGCGGCCCTGGACGACGGCCTCGACGCCGTCGCGGGCGCGGCCGCGTCGCCGGAGCGGCGCGCCGCCCTGATCGGGCTGACCGGCCTGCGCCGCGGGCTCTTCCCCGACGCGCCGGGCTACCGGGCGGCGCCGGACGAGCGGGAGATGGCGGCATGA